From a single Candidatus Krumholzibacteriia bacterium genomic region:
- a CDS encoding chemotaxis protein CheW, protein MTRGSSSQVGLFSTQISEQIVRLRALSQGQDGPSEAHQVDLRRAVMATRLLAGSARILQLEVLQQFLDELLEWLQRMERSRQALNTTQALILESVVELEESLMLHLDEIGQESGADLSPFQSQVDELLTLIRHNTQTIDGGADAAALEDEPVEDTRVVPETPSGVESLTALVAGFESEIEAAGTAEALEEIDDRLAPIVARLKDLRLRLRTRHDGLLPGLEPGPFADGLVPIADPASDPVFGAAVARLREGVEASGRSVHVEAFGDSAAIAPGLCPSVATILDHLARDVVAAVEAAGDDQAPGMLRVSLALRIEDGRARVEIADDGPRVQNAGMVGDPDRLSVLAGLRSARVLLEQVQGIIRVEPGDDAHTRFDLSLPVDPDRPHYRVLELEDTSVAVPASLVEQTVEAGGLLYEADESGESVELRGRSVPLADLAQFVEAVVPARGPSPRIAVIGSVEKRVGIGCEAARGLVETDELLDPPSGWNGVAYGAIDTGETVAPVLDVKRLLTLRFRPGDLLDLPGALADPHLDSFVPAEAPRRPLPEEVDFEPEAVVHEPASGSATEPMPETMPDARPVTAAGPAPEPHAEPPLESPSEPPRPRRFESALLVNQSEFRRRDLARTLEALGLQVLVAEDLPTASRHVERGHVDLLVTDLRLGQDGGESFHTLRGRYPDLTIVLTSSVSAQYSGELARKTGAHRCWLDPYRKSDIEGLLRELTA, encoded by the coding sequence ATGACTCGCGGCTCGTCGTCGCAGGTCGGATTGTTCTCGACCCAGATCTCCGAGCAGATCGTACGTCTGCGTGCGCTGTCGCAGGGCCAGGACGGTCCGAGCGAGGCGCATCAGGTCGACCTGCGTCGTGCCGTCATGGCGACGCGCCTCCTGGCCGGCAGCGCCCGGATCCTGCAGCTCGAGGTGTTGCAGCAGTTCCTCGACGAGCTGCTCGAATGGCTGCAGCGCATGGAACGCTCGCGGCAGGCTCTGAACACCACGCAGGCGTTGATCCTCGAGAGCGTGGTCGAGCTCGAGGAATCGCTGATGCTGCACCTCGACGAGATCGGCCAGGAGAGCGGTGCCGACCTGAGCCCCTTCCAGAGCCAGGTCGACGAGCTGCTCACGCTGATCCGTCACAACACGCAGACGATCGACGGCGGCGCAGACGCGGCGGCTCTCGAGGACGAGCCGGTCGAGGACACGCGCGTCGTTCCCGAAACGCCGTCCGGTGTCGAGTCGCTGACCGCGCTCGTGGCCGGCTTCGAGAGCGAGATCGAAGCGGCGGGCACGGCCGAGGCCCTCGAGGAGATCGACGACCGCCTGGCTCCGATCGTGGCGCGGTTGAAGGATCTTCGCCTGCGCCTGCGGACCCGGCACGACGGCTTGCTGCCCGGGCTCGAACCCGGTCCCTTCGCCGACGGTCTGGTGCCGATCGCCGACCCGGCGTCCGATCCCGTGTTCGGCGCTGCGGTCGCCCGTTTGCGCGAGGGCGTGGAGGCGTCCGGCCGGTCGGTGCACGTCGAGGCCTTCGGCGATTCCGCAGCGATCGCGCCCGGTCTGTGCCCGTCCGTGGCCACCATCCTCGATCACCTCGCCCGCGACGTGGTCGCCGCGGTCGAGGCCGCCGGAGACGACCAGGCCCCCGGGATGCTTCGCGTGAGTCTGGCCCTGCGGATCGAGGACGGACGCGCGCGGGTCGAGATCGCCGACGACGGACCCCGCGTCCAGAACGCGGGCATGGTGGGCGATCCCGATCGCCTGTCGGTGCTCGCGGGTCTGCGGAGCGCGCGGGTCCTGTTGGAACAGGTCCAGGGGATCATCCGCGTCGAGCCCGGCGACGATGCGCACACGCGCTTCGACCTGAGTCTTCCCGTGGATCCCGATCGCCCGCACTACCGTGTGCTCGAGCTCGAGGACACTTCGGTGGCCGTTCCCGCGTCGCTGGTCGAGCAGACCGTCGAGGCCGGGGGGCTCTTGTACGAGGCGGACGAGAGCGGCGAGTCGGTCGAACTGCGGGGCCGCAGCGTCCCGCTGGCCGATCTGGCGCAGTTCGTCGAGGCGGTGGTCCCGGCGCGCGGGCCGAGCCCCCGGATCGCGGTCATCGGATCGGTCGAGAAACGCGTGGGGATCGGGTGCGAGGCGGCCCGCGGCCTGGTCGAGACCGACGAGCTGCTCGATCCGCCCTCGGGCTGGAACGGTGTCGCCTACGGGGCCATCGACACGGGCGAGACCGTCGCCCCCGTGCTCGACGTGAAGCGGCTGCTCACGCTGCGCTTCCGTCCCGGCGACCTCCTCGATCTGCCCGGTGCCCTCGCCGATCCGCACCTCGACTCCTTCGTTCCCGCCGAGGCCCCACGGAGACCCTTGCCCGAAGAGGTCGACTTCGAACCCGAGGCCGTGGTCCACGAACCGGCGTCCGGATCGGCCACCGAGCCGATGCCAGAAACGATGCCCGATGCGCGTCCGGTCACCGCGGCCGGACCCGCGCCGGAGCCACACGCCGAACCGCCGCTGGAATCGCCCTCCGAGCCGCCGCGCCCGCGCCGCTTCGAGTCGGCCCTGCTCGTCAACCAGTCCGAGTTCCGTCGGCGTGACCTCGCGCGGACGCTCGAGGCCTTGGGTCTGCAGGTTCTGGTCGCCGAGGACCTGCCCACCGCGTCGCGGCACGTCGAGCGCGGACACGTCGACCTGCTCGTGACCGATCTGCGCCTGGGCCAGGACGGAGGCGAGAGCTTCCACACCCTGCGGGGGCGCTATCCCGACCTGACCATCGTGCTCACCAGCTCGGTGTCGGCGCAGTACTCCGGCGAGCTGGCCCGGAAGACCGGAGCGCACCGCTGCTGGCTCGACCCCTACCGCAAGTCGGACATCGAGGGTCTGTTGCGGGAGCTGACCGCCTGA